In Fundulus heteroclitus isolate FHET01 chromosome 16, MU-UCD_Fhet_4.1, whole genome shotgun sequence, a single genomic region encodes these proteins:
- the LOC118566292 gene encoding apolipoprotein L3-like isoform X1 produces the protein MSSPPVHQMDPDFRTVFLFQEDSYHDFIKEFNERQPRMSDFLKELGADAVQLDSMNKGAKISSVVGSSVGAVGGVLSIVGLALIPVTAGASLALTMTGIGMGVTSGVNSIVTTATEIGVNRTHQKNANKVLQSFMEDVMKLQDCLEEVMQQAVAKMETSGLGVALGVGKIVCKVGTVGRSIDAIVDLASAAKLLKSEEVVSSAGKVVAQESGALRSIPRLASDVPDVGQAAVKGSLAASQTARAGLIAVNALFLGMDIFFICKDSISLAKGSESEVSQFIRARAALWSSQMDSWKKIHDSLDDGLPTSGKKEAVLETPFYPEAETEKQK, from the exons ATGAGTTCACCACCTGTGCACCA GATGGACCCAGACTTTCGAACGGTGTTCCTGTTTCAGGAGGATTCGTATCATGACTTCATAAAGGAGTTTAACGAGCGTCAGCCGAGGATGTCGGACTTCCTGAAGGAGCTGGGGGCGGATGCTGTTCAGCTGGACAGCATGAACAAAGGAGCGAAGATCTCCAGCGTGGTGGGCAGCTCAGTGGGAGCAGTGGGAGGCGTGCTCTCCATCGTTGGCTTGGCGTTGATTCCAGTCACAGCTGGAGCGTCTCTAGCCCTCACCATGACTGGAATCGGGATGGGAGTAACCAGCGGAGTCAACAGCATCGTCACCACCGCCACGGAGATAGGCGTTAACCGTACGCACCAAAAGAACGCCAACAAAGTCTTGCAGAGCTTCATGGAGGACGTGATGAAACTGCAGGATTGCCTGGAAGAGGTTATGCAACAAGCGGTTGCCAAAATGGAGACAAGCGGGCTAGGTGTAGCTCTGGGGGTCGGCAAAATTGTTTGTAAAGTTGGAACAGTTGGGAGAAGCATAGATGCAATTGTTGATCTAGCCTCCGCTGCTAAACTACTAAAAAGTGAAGAGGTCGTCTCCAGTGCTGGTAAAGTGGTGGCTCAGGAATCAGGAGCGCTGCGTAGCATTCCCAGGTTGGCCTCCGACGTCCCAGATGTCGGTCAGGCAGCCGTCAAAGGATCTCTTGCTGCCTCCCAAACGGCCAGGGCCGGTCTGATCGCGGTCAACGCGCTCTTCCTCGGCATGGACATCTTCTTCATCTGCAAGGACAGCATCAGTCTGGCCAAAGGCAGCGAGTCAGAGGTGTCGCAGTTCATCAGAGCCAGAGCTGCGCTGTGGAGCTCCCAGATGGATTCATGGAAGAAGATCCACGACTCTCTGGACGATGGCCTGCCGACATCGGGGAAGAAGGAAGCTGTGCTGGAAACGCCTTTCTATCCCGAGGCTGAGACGGAGAAACAGAAATGA
- the LOC118566292 gene encoding apolipoprotein L3-like isoform X2, whose protein sequence is MDPDFRTVFLFQEDSYHDFIKEFNERQPRMSDFLKELGADAVQLDSMNKGAKISSVVGSSVGAVGGVLSIVGLALIPVTAGASLALTMTGIGMGVTSGVNSIVTTATEIGVNRTHQKNANKVLQSFMEDVMKLQDCLEEVMQQAVAKMETSGLGVALGVGKIVCKVGTVGRSIDAIVDLASAAKLLKSEEVVSSAGKVVAQESGALRSIPRLASDVPDVGQAAVKGSLAASQTARAGLIAVNALFLGMDIFFICKDSISLAKGSESEVSQFIRARAALWSSQMDSWKKIHDSLDDGLPTSGKKEAVLETPFYPEAETEKQK, encoded by the coding sequence ATGGACCCAGACTTTCGAACGGTGTTCCTGTTTCAGGAGGATTCGTATCATGACTTCATAAAGGAGTTTAACGAGCGTCAGCCGAGGATGTCGGACTTCCTGAAGGAGCTGGGGGCGGATGCTGTTCAGCTGGACAGCATGAACAAAGGAGCGAAGATCTCCAGCGTGGTGGGCAGCTCAGTGGGAGCAGTGGGAGGCGTGCTCTCCATCGTTGGCTTGGCGTTGATTCCAGTCACAGCTGGAGCGTCTCTAGCCCTCACCATGACTGGAATCGGGATGGGAGTAACCAGCGGAGTCAACAGCATCGTCACCACCGCCACGGAGATAGGCGTTAACCGTACGCACCAAAAGAACGCCAACAAAGTCTTGCAGAGCTTCATGGAGGACGTGATGAAACTGCAGGATTGCCTGGAAGAGGTTATGCAACAAGCGGTTGCCAAAATGGAGACAAGCGGGCTAGGTGTAGCTCTGGGGGTCGGCAAAATTGTTTGTAAAGTTGGAACAGTTGGGAGAAGCATAGATGCAATTGTTGATCTAGCCTCCGCTGCTAAACTACTAAAAAGTGAAGAGGTCGTCTCCAGTGCTGGTAAAGTGGTGGCTCAGGAATCAGGAGCGCTGCGTAGCATTCCCAGGTTGGCCTCCGACGTCCCAGATGTCGGTCAGGCAGCCGTCAAAGGATCTCTTGCTGCCTCCCAAACGGCCAGGGCCGGTCTGATCGCGGTCAACGCGCTCTTCCTCGGCATGGACATCTTCTTCATCTGCAAGGACAGCATCAGTCTGGCCAAAGGCAGCGAGTCAGAGGTGTCGCAGTTCATCAGAGCCAGAGCTGCGCTGTGGAGCTCCCAGATGGATTCATGGAAGAAGATCCACGACTCTCTGGACGATGGCCTGCCGACATCGGGGAAGAAGGAAGCTGTGCTGGAAACGCCTTTCTATCCCGAGGCTGAGACGGAGAAACAGAAATGA